From one Clostridia bacterium genomic stretch:
- a CDS encoding DegV family protein: MGIKIITDSCCDLPQEILKKYNIGVVPLEVRFDDKSFLDGVNLTNKEFYNMMKEHKELPKTASPSPQQFIREFEKTENDILVVTISSGLSSTYNNALIAKEIYKKDNKYKKIHVIDSLSASVGEGLIVLKAAHMALKGMNIDELANQLRKCAKEGQVFFLLDTLENIIKGGRIGKVAGHIAKLLSIKLIMKSDGNGVVALAEKARGSNRAFKRLADIIGENATNFKDKIFAIAHANCYTKALEYKAMIEEKYKFKHIIISTIGPTIGTYSGEGGILVSFI, translated from the coding sequence ATGGGAATTAAGATTATTACCGACAGTTGCTGTGACCTTCCACAGGAAATTTTGAAAAAGTACAATATAGGAGTTGTACCCCTTGAAGTCCGATTTGATGATAAAAGCTTTCTGGATGGAGTTAATTTAACCAATAAGGAATTCTATAACATGATGAAAGAACATAAAGAGTTACCCAAAACGGCAAGTCCATCCCCCCAGCAATTTATTAGGGAATTTGAAAAGACTGAAAATGATATATTAGTTGTTACAATATCTTCAGGTCTTAGTAGTACATATAACAATGCATTGATTGCAAAAGAAATTTATAAGAAAGATAATAAATATAAGAAAATTCACGTTATAGACTCACTGAGCGCTTCCGTTGGAGAGGGTCTTATAGTCCTTAAGGCTGCACATATGGCATTAAAAGGTATGAATATAGATGAGCTGGCAAATCAGTTAAGAAAGTGTGCCAAAGAAGGACAAGTATTTTTCCTGCTTGATACCCTTGAAAATATTATCAAAGGTGGAAGAATAGGAAAGGTAGCGGGTCATATAGCCAAACTTTTATCAATAAAATTGATTATGAAATCAGATGGTAATGGTGTTGTAGCTCTTGCCGAAAAGGCAAGAGGTTCTAATAGGGCTTTTAAAAGACTGGCTGACATTATAGGAGAAAATGCTACAAATTTTAAAGATAAGATATTTGCAATAGCCCACGCAAACTGTTACACTAAAGCCTTGGAATATAAAGCCATGATTGAGGAAAAATATAAATTCAAACATATTATTATATCGACTATTGGTCCTACTATAGGCACTTATTCAGGTGAAGGCGGCATACTCGTGTCCTTCATTTGA
- a CDS encoding aminodeoxychorismate/anthranilate synthase component II, with product MYLMIDNYDSFVYNLVAYLNELGEAIKVVKNDEITIKEIENMKELKGIIISSGSKSPKNCGISGEIVRRFKGEIPVFGVCLGHHIIGYEYGANIEKGDKPMHGKVTDVVNTGKNLFRNLPKRYKVTRYHSLVIDEKTIPSNLTIDAVSEDGVIMAVSDQVNVVYGVQFNPEAVLTEYGHELLKNYVTLCEEWWLSR from the coding sequence ATGTATTTGATGATTGATAATTATGATTCATTTGTATACAATTTAGTGGCATATTTAAACGAGTTAGGAGAAGCAATAAAAGTAGTTAAGAATGATGAGATAACTATTAAAGAGATAGAGAATATGAAGGAGTTAAAAGGAATAATTATATCATCCGGTTCTAAAAGTCCTAAAAATTGCGGAATATCAGGTGAGATAGTTAGAAGATTTAAAGGCGAGATACCGGTTTTTGGAGTTTGTTTAGGACACCATATAATAGGATATGAGTATGGTGCAAATATTGAAAAAGGTGATAAACCTATGCACGGTAAAGTTACTGATGTGGTTAATACCGGTAAAAATTTGTTCCGAAATCTTCCAAAAAGATATAAAGTTACAAGATATCATTCGCTAGTTATTGATGAAAAAACAATACCATCTAATCTAACTATTGATGCAGTATCAGAAGATGGTGTCATTATGGCAGTAAGTGATCAAGTGAATGTAGTTTATGGAGTTCAGTTTAATCCAGAGGCAGTACTTACGGAATACGGTCATGAACTTTTAAAGAATTATGTTACATTATGTGAAGAATGGTGGTTGTCAAGATGA